In Curtobacterium sp. L6-1, a genomic segment contains:
- a CDS encoding YhgE/Pip domain-containing protein, with product MTIPSLVRAELARLTATPLARLAFIALMCVPLLYGGAYLWANRDPYAKLDQIPAAIVDQDAGATLDGERVHYGADVAKEAIDGGDFDWTETTAADARSGVRNGTYDFVVTIPHDFSASLASAQSDDPERAELVMTTADTNSYLASTIAEQAGKTMRTAVAERVGKEAATTLLVGLADVRDSLGDAVDGAGKLASGATKAADGADTLHDGTTKLSDGAGTLASSTAALPSQTAQLDSGAQQVATGAASLATGLRSAQQQTAALPAQTRQLADGAAQVAAGDAELAARVDEANRTVQAVEPVDADAVLQDITSNLPEGVTLTPEQQQALTATVTSAVQRANSAGADAKQQLGATTQQIDTLSAGAQQVSAGASALADAAPQLASGIATAADGASTLSTGAAQVAGGTSKLAAAAPQLSSGASQLATGAASADDGAASLAKGLHSLESGSSKLASQLDKGRTEIPASDASQRASQASVISDPVKVGDDNIAAASNYGAGLAPFFISLAAWIGMYALFLILKPISKRAITAVRRPLRVVFGGWLTPALLGVVQMAALFLIVRYALDLDVVHAGGTVGIMILASATFAAIIMTLNVLLGSVGQFLGLVLMLIQLVTAGGTFPWQTLPGPLAALHFALPMTYSVDAIRQTMYGGSLGTAWSDAGVLLCWLLGALLVSYLVTARQTRTRTLRDLRPSLIG from the coding sequence GTGACCATCCCCTCGCTCGTCCGCGCCGAACTCGCGCGCCTCACCGCCACCCCGCTCGCCCGCCTCGCGTTCATCGCCCTCATGTGCGTCCCGCTGCTCTACGGCGGCGCGTACCTCTGGGCGAACCGCGACCCCTACGCCAAGCTCGACCAGATCCCGGCGGCGATCGTGGACCAGGACGCCGGCGCCACCCTCGACGGCGAACGCGTGCACTACGGCGCGGACGTCGCCAAGGAGGCCATCGACGGCGGCGACTTCGACTGGACCGAGACCACCGCGGCCGACGCCCGCTCCGGGGTGCGCAACGGCACGTACGACTTCGTCGTGACGATCCCGCACGACTTCTCCGCGTCGCTGGCGTCCGCGCAGTCCGACGACCCCGAACGCGCCGAACTCGTGATGACCACGGCGGACACGAACTCCTACCTCGCCTCGACCATCGCGGAGCAGGCCGGCAAGACCATGCGGACCGCCGTCGCCGAACGCGTCGGGAAGGAGGCCGCGACCACCCTGCTCGTCGGGCTCGCCGACGTCCGGGACAGCCTGGGCGACGCGGTCGACGGGGCGGGCAAGCTCGCCTCCGGCGCGACGAAGGCCGCGGACGGTGCCGACACCCTGCACGACGGCACCACGAAGCTGTCCGACGGCGCCGGGACCCTGGCGTCGAGCACGGCCGCGCTGCCGTCGCAGACCGCGCAGCTGGACTCCGGGGCGCAGCAGGTCGCGACCGGGGCGGCGTCCCTGGCCACGGGCCTCCGGTCCGCGCAGCAGCAGACCGCCGCGCTGCCCGCACAGACCCGGCAGCTCGCCGACGGTGCCGCGCAGGTCGCAGCCGGTGACGCCGAGCTCGCCGCCCGCGTGGACGAGGCGAACCGGACCGTGCAGGCCGTCGAACCGGTCGACGCGGACGCCGTCCTGCAGGACATCACGTCGAACCTGCCCGAGGGCGTCACCCTCACGCCCGAGCAGCAGCAGGCCCTGACCGCCACCGTCACCTCGGCCGTCCAGCGGGCGAACAGTGCCGGCGCGGACGCCAAGCAGCAGCTCGGTGCCACGACGCAGCAGATCGACACGCTGAGCGCCGGGGCCCAGCAGGTGTCCGCGGGCGCCTCGGCCCTCGCCGACGCCGCCCCCCAGCTGGCGTCCGGCATCGCCACGGCCGCCGACGGGGCGTCCACGCTGTCGACCGGTGCGGCGCAGGTCGCCGGTGGGACGTCGAAGCTCGCCGCCGCGGCCCCGCAGCTGTCCTCGGGAGCGTCGCAGCTCGCCACCGGAGCGGCCTCGGCCGACGACGGTGCGGCGTCCCTGGCGAAGGGGCTGCACTCCCTCGAGTCCGGGTCGTCGAAGCTCGCCTCGCAGCTCGACAAGGGGCGCACCGAGATCCCCGCGTCGGACGCCTCACAGCGTGCATCGCAGGCGTCCGTGATCTCCGACCCGGTGAAGGTCGGCGACGACAACATCGCCGCAGCCTCGAACTACGGAGCCGGCCTCGCGCCGTTCTTCATCTCGCTCGCGGCCTGGATCGGTATGTACGCGCTGTTCCTCATCCTCAAGCCGATCTCGAAGCGCGCCATCACCGCCGTCCGTCGGCCCCTGCGCGTGGTGTTCGGTGGCTGGCTGACCCCGGCGCTCCTCGGGGTCGTGCAGATGGCGGCGCTGTTCCTCATCGTGCGGTACGCCCTGGACCTCGACGTCGTCCACGCCGGCGGGACGGTCGGCATCATGATCCTGGCCTCGGCGACCTTCGCGGCGATCATCATGACGCTCAACGTGCTGCTCGGGTCGGTCGGACAGTTCCTCGGGCTGGTGCTCATGCTCATCCAGCTCGTCACCGCGGGCGGCACCTTCCCGTGGCAGACCCTGCCGGGGCCGCTCGCCGCGCTGCACTTCGCGTTGCCGATGACGTACTCGGTCGACGCGATCCGGCAGACGATGTACGGCGGGTCGCTCGGCACGGCCTGGAGCGACGCGGGCGTCCTGCTCTGCTGGCTGCTCGGCGCGCTGCTCGTGTCGTACCTCGTGACCGCGCGGCAGACCCGGACACGGACGCTGCGGGACCTGCGGCCGAGCTTGATCGGGTAG
- a CDS encoding LacI family DNA-binding transcriptional regulator produces the protein MGNTKPATIYDVAARAGVSKSLVSLVLQRSPRVSEQRRAAVLAAIQELDYRPSTAAVSLAGTRSRTIGVVLDDFRNQWFVDLLTGLRESLQDQGHRLVVADRFLNTGLDVSPVEGFLSMRVEGLVIAGEPDSGMAIPASTPVVVAGGRALLPRADTVANDDLAGGRMAAEHLVGLGHVRLGFVGGRSAASDARLEGWRAGIAAAARTGADVSGTAVVLAADVTEETGVVGTNRLLDEHPDVTAVFAANDVTALGAMSAIADRGLRVPEDVSVIGYDDTPIAATRYVGLTSIDDRSIDIGRGAGARLLERIADPGLTATEVLVEPRLVARRTTAQR, from the coding sequence ATGGGGAACACCAAGCCCGCGACGATCTACGACGTCGCCGCTCGCGCGGGGGTGTCGAAGTCGCTCGTGTCCCTCGTGCTGCAGCGGTCGCCGCGGGTGAGCGAGCAGCGTCGGGCGGCCGTCCTGGCGGCGATCCAGGAGCTCGACTACCGGCCCTCGACCGCGGCGGTGTCGCTCGCCGGCACCCGCTCCCGCACGATCGGCGTCGTGCTCGACGACTTCCGGAACCAGTGGTTCGTCGACCTGCTCACCGGTCTGCGCGAGTCACTGCAGGACCAGGGGCACCGGCTCGTCGTGGCGGACCGGTTCCTCAACACCGGGCTCGACGTCTCCCCCGTCGAGGGCTTCCTGTCGATGCGGGTCGAGGGTCTCGTCATCGCGGGAGAACCCGACTCCGGCATGGCGATCCCCGCCAGCACGCCGGTCGTGGTGGCGGGCGGTCGGGCGCTCCTGCCACGGGCGGACACGGTGGCGAACGACGACCTGGCGGGTGGACGGATGGCGGCGGAGCACCTCGTCGGCCTCGGTCACGTGCGGCTCGGCTTCGTCGGTGGTCGATCCGCGGCGAGCGACGCCCGGCTCGAGGGCTGGCGCGCCGGCATCGCCGCCGCTGCACGGACCGGCGCCGACGTCAGCGGGACCGCCGTCGTCCTCGCCGCCGACGTCACCGAGGAGACCGGCGTCGTCGGGACCAACCGGCTGCTCGACGAACACCCCGACGTCACCGCCGTGTTCGCCGCGAACGACGTCACCGCCCTCGGGGCGATGTCCGCGATCGCCGACCGGGGCCTGCGCGTGCCCGAGGACGTCTCGGTGATCGGCTACGACGACACCCCGATCGCGGCGACCCGGTACGTGGGGCTGACGAGCATCGACGACCGCAGCATCGACATCGGCCGCGGGGCCGGCGCGCGGTTGCTCGAGCGGATCGCGGACCCCGGGCTCACCGCCACCGAGGTGCTGGTCGAGCCGCGGCTCGTCGCCCGGCGGACGACCGCGCAGCGGTAG